Below is a window of Humulus lupulus chromosome 2, drHumLupu1.1, whole genome shotgun sequence DNA.
atattcatatatacaCACATGAAACTAATAATTCTTGCAAGCAGTTTTATTTTTACCTTGAGGATACTGTATGCTACTAGCATAGATAAAAGGATTCAAATTATATggtggtggataatggaagtagGACATAGGTAAGGTTTGAAAATTAGGTTGGAAACCTAAAATTTGCTCTCTAGGTTGATTATATGGCATGAACACTTTTGCTTGTGCTTCCTCAATCTGAAAAGATAAATAGAAAAAATTATACAAATCTTTAGATAATCCATTAAAAAAAAAGCAGCAGCTAATTTTTACCTGGTCTAATCTACCAACAAATTTCTCATTATGTATGCCTCCTTCCTCATTGTTTGTATCCTGTAAAAACATAAAATACATACATaacttttttaaatgaaaatcaaTGTTAGAATAAAACAGTATACAACAACAGAGAATCCTTACATACAcattctttcttccttttttgatttatttactcCCATTCTTTTTCATAGTTGTTACTTTTTCAACCATTGGAACTTTCCTATTCTTAGGTGGACGCCCATGTCTTCGAACAACAATAGGAGAGCGAGGTTCATTACTCTCACTAATCATTTCATCATGAGAATTCTTAGAATGAGAAATTTGAGACTTGGTCAAATCTACTACCCAATTAACTTCATCTTTAGCTAAGTTTATTTCAAATTCATGCATCACATTCCAAAACAATTTGAACTTTTCATCAGAGACAATAGCCCAATCAGCCGCTTTGTCAAATTTCCTTTGGAGCTCGTGATATCGTTGTGCTTCAGGATTGCTATGTAAATCATCATAAGCAAGTTTAATCTTTGTATGACGCCTTCTCAAATTGTAACGatccgaatttgctaatcgggcttaggaccttgattagtgtgcccggagggcaatatttgatttattatgctttaatgtgttaatgggtgaattaatgtgagtatatgatagtgatgcatgtttagtgagttaaatgtgcatgagGGCCTGtatggatattaggggcatgaatgtgatatatgttatatatatgtgaaatgtctgtgcagcacgatctgagacagtcctggggagcggttagccagagagtcgcaacagggttgagattccgactcggggcgagtcgaggggtaatttgggcacTAGGTGTGTTATgagattatcgggacatgaaaataaatatttggagatatatttgaggataaaaTGTCTAGGTAGGAATACTGGGGgaaaatttactattttgccctcggggacgttttggtaccccgagccttgaggtaaccacatagacttaagctgaataaaacaaaaggggGAATTAATTAGAAGCTTTGGGAAACCGACTTATATCTCTGTTTTCAGCTAAGGATAGCATCtcttaccattttcatctttctctttcactctctaagaaacAACTCAAGGGAATTTGGTGTAAGCTAGTTTAAGCAAGGATTTGGGCTGaggaaacttgggagcttgaagcttggggaatTGAGGATCAACTTCAAGGATTGAGTTCAGCAAGAGGGTAAGTTTTAATTATAGGATTATGCTTTAATTTGCTGATGGTTTGTAAGAgttgcatgctagttaagtttgatatgttcttgagtactttagttgggttttggagtagattttgatggggttttggtgttgttattgagctggagtatacgtgttaaatatctgggttagataggtgagttttgggtgaattggcttgtggaaaaatggtggaaaatatGGGTTCGGTGTGgagcgctgcggcccgtgtgcgcgcgcggccatgggaggccgagaaggttCATGCGCGTCATGGCGCttggtgggcgcgccgcggcccgtgtgggggtcagtgtggtgctagcctctattttgaggctagccgcggctcttgagggtggggccgcgacccttagtgccagtttgcatttttaagggtgtttaggcttgagaattcaatggttaaggctcgagatggattttatcacccggattgatagaattcaaggttccggaggttagggttgTGGTTCGAAgttattcattggattagaaCCTGATGactggatattgttaatgtgttgtgactagggtctcggcgaggctcacgttggaggactgtgctcggggcatcggtgctcagaaagctcgaaactcaggtaagagaacccttgttcccatagagcttgtgtgcagggctgagcccaatgtgtttgaatggactgaTATGCATGGCTGAGCCTAGTGTGTTTGAACGGgctgatatgcagggccgagcccaatatgttagaactgcggggcgtagccctttatctgtttatgctagaattctatacctGCTTGTTATGCTATATGTATTATGATGTGAGTGGTCGGCTTGAGCCCGGAACgatgtagaccgagaacggctgtaatgccccaaattctccgatgtgtttaacggtgtgaatagtaggccgggagggccatacttgcttaattgtgttattaattgataaaatgcatgtatatgttgattatattatgatatgatgtgaaatgcatgcatgtgagtccatatttttaattacaggggtgtgacagtaatttggcccgttgagggtaaattgtctATTTGgttgcatgttggtgatatattgttaaggccacattataatgtggatttgttcgagctattcggcatgagacggtctttaAGTATTTaagtagcggtttggtcataacgggattaagtacgaggctcggggtgagtctcgggatgttttaatgattagaacgttgccgggagtaaaagggtaacaggatatgaattattggtgtttgggaattttgagaatagcaggaattggggagctttaattatgattaacgaaataagtgaaagatgacgattttacccttaggGGGAcattagaagctttaaatgacctaggggtattaaggtcattttgcttgggttatatatgtttcaagtggctgtagaaggatgtagaacaaaaacagagcaacttCTTCACCTTCCTGTACATCCATTTCTCTCTATCTTTCTTTAAGGTTTTTGGTCCTAAGTTGAGGtagcaagctaggaaatcaaagcttggaggttgtggacttagttcatcttctaaggaggattcaaaaccagttggaggtaaggaattgtctttgaattttaggtgttactctgtttttcttatagttttcagctctagattttgatgtggaaagttggaatcaaggggagtttttgtgtgtgtgtgtgattgggttttggtgaggaggtgatgtaggtgaggtttaggggttgaattggatgttttggtaaggtttgggatgtgtttggaaggttggtttcaagaggaatcgcaaggagggagtttcagtgcagctgctggtctgaagctggcaccccagcgctattcagggcagagagcagccctctctgtttctgggacagcgccccagcgctggtgggtggcgcctggcgctaggccagtttcaggaggtgttgattttagggttctggatggtttttaaggttcgggggttggttcctttaccccttttgagtagtttgagagtcccgagagtgggggattggtcccgggagtgtggtttagtttgtgaaccattcattgatttgtttagttaatggtttctaattggttgtgattaggtaaacGCTAAGgagtctaaaggttgatcgttctcaggggtcattcttttaattattctagctcgaaccagaggtaagaaatctgcaccccaagtgtgacatgcatggatattcatgaggcatgttggttgtgtaaatatggacttggattgaatacagaatgtttagcatatgttgctcacttgtgcatggtactgactctttagtcagatttggcaaaggtgctagtatcaccTGTGAagatgtgacttattagtcaggttcggcaggggtactgggcattggtcacgttgagctgactcattagtcaggacggcattagcgtgttaacgcaagccaacaaagattagatctaatcaactatcagcattaaatggctcaaagagcattaatgccagaccgaccccgagggtcgatgaatgaaataagcgcttggaggatagtggcttacctagcagccactctcccacttgaaacagtgacatgcttgttagtcactcagtatggtttaccagaacctgttgaaggctggtgggttacctagcagccactcttccacttgaattagtgacttgcttgtcagtcactcagtatggtttatcaggaccccGTGTGATGTTCACTCACTTGTCTGAAaactttatgctcagtgtgattataatgataatcatttgataatgtttatgcaaagtgttatgttttcttgctgggctttggctcatgggtgctatgtggtgcaggtaaagggaaagaaaagctcacctagccttgagtggagagctgatgtggtgatgtgtacatatgcggccgcttgaccaccacggccaaggagttctcagaggaactagggggtttaccctatttttgccgcttaggtcggcgagattgtaaatctgaaacagtagtgaccattttgtactgagaacaacttgtaaacgttttgtttagctctgcagagcagtttgtaataaaaatctcaattttatttttattggttttacgccttaacctgttaattacacttagagcacgtttttgaccaaaggactcgggtagcgagtcaaattttcggtccaccgttcaccgtaactgttctggggcagccagggcgttacaacggcgaagggccggaaacggcgttgggcacgttgagtgcaaggccgagaacagcaaggggccgggagcagcgttgagcacgtggagtgcgagttgccagggcgagtccctagaaggatacctgagatatcctcacggcgtggtccgcgaacccagggcttggtaaacgcctgggacggctaggccgtatgtgtttagccattggtggcctatttatatgcgtgatatatgtgttgcatatgttatttgcttgtgggttctcttgctgggcttcggctcacagatgctctgtggtgcaggtaagggtaaagagaagatcaaccaaccatgagtacagcaggcatgaggcggcgtgtacatgtttggccagcctggctgccacggccagaggattttgggagatgcttgtaaataaactctgattttgtcgtctagtcgacttggtttacttaatatgttgtaaacatttctaaactgtattttgggatcccaagtgtaaaccttttatgattttctatggaaactaCTATTTctaagtttttcctctgtttataacttaattacactgtttgatctaaaacctcgattagcgagatgaaagcacatttttaaactcacttagtaacggctctaaggaagtagagcgttacaCAAATTCTTTCTCAATCATGACAAAATGTATGTCATTGGAACATTCGAAACTCCCATTCTAATGAGAATTGATATAGTGTGCTTGCATAAAATTCCCTTAAATTCAAATAGCCAGCAAGAACATTGAACCTCATTATTTTCTTTGTTGAAATGAACCATCAAATGAACTTCCTTGCTTCCTTCATCAAAGAATAAGACCTCACATACATCAAATAATCCAAAACTTTCATCAACACAAGAAACCTCACAATAAATCTTCCCAATCAACTCTTTTTGGAACTTTGTAAACTTTGCATTAGTGTAGGCTGCCTGAAATTGCTTTTCTATTGCAAAATGAGTCACACAAGGAATTAAAGTGCTAAAAGATTGAAAATCAGCTTGATTCTCCTTCTCAATTTTGTCTCTTAAAGCACTATCATATTGCTCAACGAATTGCTTAAGTGTTGTCTTTGAGTTAACATATCCATCAAAAAATGCATTCATGCTTTCACTACGCTGAGTAGTTGACATTCCAGCCCAAAATGTATCTTTGACAAATGCAGGAACCCAACGACATCTTTCTTCATATAAGCTATTTAACCAACCATTGTCCTGCAAATTGAAATCGCTGATGAAAAGACCCCATGTTTTCTCAAATTCTTCCTTTGTCAAAGAATTATAAACACACTTTTTCAATGCCTTTTTAATTGGCTTATAAGATTGATAACCACTTAACTTCTCAGGCATCTTTTTCATTATATGCCAAAGGCACCAACGATGTCGACTTTGGGGAAACACAATCTCAATTGCCTTCTTCATTGCTTTGTCTTGATCAGTAATTATGGCATTTGGAGCACATCCAGACATGCATGCAagccatgtcttgaacaaccaAATAAATGTTTCAGTAGACTCACTTGATAGCAATCCACATCCTAACAAGATTGATTGACCATGGTGATTTACTCCAACAAAAGGGGCAAAATGGCATATCATACTTGCTTGTTAAATATGTAGTGTCAAATGCAaattcttcatatatcgctctaCTCCTTGCATCagcccaaaatatttttttttatccttgACTTAGCATCTAAATCCATTGTATAGAAAAAAAACTTGAATTTTTTAGATTGTATtcgaacaaaatattgatgaactGCTTCAGCATCTCCAACCCCTAGTCGTAATCGTCTTGCTTTCTCAATAAGATTTCTACAATCCTTCTGTAAGAATGGAACAGTATCATGACCCCTAGCTTCAATAACAAATGATTGAAAATTCTTTGCAACACTTATTCCTGCTCGATCATTTAGTTCAAGTTTTCTTTGAGCACTAATACTTATCTCTCTATTGCATAAATAGAATCTTGACTTTTGAGGACTCAATCCATGGTTATGCTCAAGTATAACTGAATTAATCTTGCATTTTCCATGCTCAAGAATAGTACCATTAATTCTAGCCTTGCATTCCACTTTTGTCAAAGGATTAGGATTAAGATAATTTTTCTTGTGAGATTTTGACTTCCCTGCTCACGAACATGACAAAgttaaaaattttgtttttctaTCTTCTGAAGCACGtgatgttttctttttaattccaaAACCCTCTTGCTTTCCATATTGTCTATAAAGATCATCAAATGAGCTAAAATACATTCCAGGTTCAGGGGCTTTTAGAATTTCTGAATACTCTATTATATCCTTCTTTTTTTGCATGTTTGAAATTCTCCCACTTTTCTCTGTCcaaatccatgtccatatttgtGACTCATGCAACACTAGAAGGCTGGAAGGACGATTCAACAGCTCTTAAGAGTAATTTTAAATGGTGAAATGATGATTCTGATTTCTTACTCTCCATAGAATTTCACAAATGATAGAGGTAAAGCAAAGAAACTCATTCTTTTACAAAATATCACCATACTTGTATTTCTCCAAGTGACATATGTACCACCTCAATGGTCGCTCTTGTAATATGAACAAAAGATaaaaggagaaaagaaagaaaaaaaaagaaaagagtgcAAACACGTTTAGGAACACTTAAGGTTTTAGCTCATTAAAATTTATACCCAAAATTATGCATCATTCCACCCCAATATAGAATATCATGTTAAACTTattacaaaatttattttttttcaattataaaattcaTTGCCTTTATCTTTTTCAAGTTAAGAAATTTCATATTCTTCATCATATAAATTCTTTTCCTACAACTTAcattcataatttattttttttatttttatttttaaataaaagtatattcATTTTTTTACATTCCAACCAGAGAGTAGAATGAgttcaaaatacatttttttataaaaaatatatatgaagtCAGAAGAAGAAATAAGGGCcaagccatatatatatatacatatacatagagAGAAAGATACGATCCTGTAGAAATGGAGAATATCATTCAATCACCAAGCTTTTTTCCACTATTTTCACATTTTCTTCATCTTAGCTACAAATCCAAAAAAATAAAAGAGGGTTTTCATAGAAACTAATCcttaaattcaatttttttccTCTTTGACTTGGGAAATGATAAAATTCACAGATGATTATAGCTGCTTAATTAGCATATGAAGGCTTTGGAATATAGAGTTGGAGCTAAAGAGACTAAGAGAGACGGTAAAGGtagagaagaagaagacgaagtaagaaaataaatttttgtttttctatttttctttgaATAAATAGCATTTTCCCCCCTGAACTATGGCCTCTGTATGAAAGTGCCTCCCGAATGATTCGCGATGTTTTAAATTCCCCCCAAACTTTTAACGTTAGTAATTTATGGGCATTccgttagttttttttaaatttatgatgatgtgtcataacacataagataggCTGCATGATATGGAAATATATGAGCTGATGTGATAATATAGAGGATTATTTGGCATTACACATCATTACTGCCATTGAAACTACCATGAGAACAACGAAGGAAGGTAGTAAGACTCTAAGGGGTTTTCGTGGATCGATCTGATTAGTTTGGGGGCAATTTTAGGGCTTTTTTTTTGGAGAGTGAAGAAAATCGAATCCGAAAGAGTGAATCTGAAGCCGAAGGATTGAATCTGAAGTTGAAGGATTGAATCTGAAGCCTTTGTCGACGGTGATGGGGAAGAAGAAAACCAGAGCATTAAGAAAAAAGA
It encodes the following:
- the LOC133814385 gene encoding protein FAR-RED IMPAIRED RESPONSE 1-like produces the protein MQKKKDIIEYSEILKAPEPGMYFSSFDDLYRQYGKQEGKSKSHKKNYLNPNPLTKVECKARINGTILEHGKCKINSVILEHNHGLSPQKSRFYLCNREISISAQRKLELNDRAGISVAKNFQSFVIEARGHDTVPFLQKDCRNLIEKARRLRLGVGDAEATWLACMSGCAPNAIITDQDKAMKKAIEIVFPQSRHRWCLWHIMKKMPEKLSGYQSYKPIKKALKKCVYNSLTKEEFEKTWGLFISDFNLQDNGWLNSLYEERCRWVPAFVKDTFWAGMSTTQRSESMNAFFDGYVNSKTTLKQFVEQYDSALRDKIEKENQADFQSFSTLIPCVTHFAIEKQFQAAYTNAKFTKFQKELIGKIYCEVSCVDESFGLFDVCEVLFFDEGSKEVHLMVHFNKENNEVQCSCWLFEFKGILCKHTISILIRMGVSNVPMTYILS